A window of the Roseovarius sp. S88 genome harbors these coding sequences:
- a CDS encoding lipopolysaccharide biosynthesis protein produces MASPNHRLLVGWSKLVSSNLMAAIPFLLANAVAARSLGVSGFGQIAIILAYTKVIDGFFNFQSVNVLTRFLTEALEDKNIPNFRGLVKAGFLVDFLTALFACGVALSGIFLLQRVIGLEEDLVMFAALFCLIIPTRIFGVTEAILRSFDKFWTIGFRQVLLAGLVMCGWIVLAWQNAEPAAYLMVWFGAELVTNLWFISRASAALENTSISDVWNASAQAAIQRAEGFWRMLIQTNITFGIRLLSQDADIIFAGAVFGPGAAGLLRAAKDFANLAGQIGRPIQQVSSSQIARKMQLSGPRAAVGFARKIAVLSAAPALLLALSSYWWAGDFLAVIYGNGYQVAGLVAVVLLLAKAINLGGVTLLPLTIALGNSGDFLWTVILATLCYFAVMLLMAPFAGLLGIAIAHVSFELTWLLTTWNRVYKAMHHVEAARSAG; encoded by the coding sequence ATGGCATCTCCAAATCACAGGCTTCTTGTAGGGTGGTCAAAGCTCGTCAGTTCCAATCTTATGGCGGCCATTCCGTTTCTGTTGGCAAACGCAGTGGCGGCGCGGTCCTTGGGGGTGTCAGGGTTTGGTCAGATCGCAATAATTCTGGCCTACACAAAAGTCATTGATGGATTTTTCAATTTCCAATCGGTCAACGTGCTCACCCGGTTTTTGACGGAAGCCCTGGAAGACAAGAATATCCCGAACTTCAGAGGGTTGGTGAAAGCGGGTTTTTTGGTCGATTTTTTGACCGCGCTCTTTGCCTGTGGTGTTGCATTATCCGGGATATTTCTACTTCAACGGGTCATCGGCCTCGAAGAAGACCTGGTGATGTTCGCCGCTTTGTTTTGTCTCATCATTCCTACCCGGATATTCGGAGTAACCGAGGCAATTCTGCGAAGCTTTGACAAGTTCTGGACCATTGGATTCCGGCAAGTGCTGCTCGCAGGTTTGGTCATGTGTGGATGGATTGTTTTGGCGTGGCAAAATGCCGAACCAGCCGCCTATCTCATGGTTTGGTTTGGGGCGGAACTTGTCACCAACCTTTGGTTCATCTCGCGCGCATCGGCCGCTTTGGAGAACACATCGATCTCAGATGTGTGGAACGCAAGCGCCCAGGCGGCCATTCAGAGGGCTGAAGGCTTTTGGAGAATGCTCATTCAGACGAACATCACCTTTGGAATTCGCCTTCTGAGTCAGGATGCAGACATTATTTTCGCTGGGGCTGTGTTTGGCCCAGGCGCCGCTGGATTGTTGCGGGCTGCCAAGGACTTTGCAAACCTCGCAGGTCAAATCGGCCGACCAATCCAACAAGTTTCAAGCTCGCAGATTGCGCGGAAAATGCAACTTTCTGGCCCGCGAGCGGCTGTTGGCTTTGCCCGGAAAATCGCCGTGCTAAGCGCCGCGCCGGCGTTGCTGTTGGCGTTGTCATCCTACTGGTGGGCCGGTGATTTCTTAGCCGTGATATACGGAAATGGCTATCAAGTTGCAGGCCTTGTTGCGGTGGTTTTGCTATTGGCCAAAGCGATCAATCTGGGAGGCGTAACGCTTTTGCCACTCACGATCGCTCTTGGAAATTCCGGCGATTTTCTTTGGACGGTGATTTTGGCAACTCTTTGCTACTTTGCCGTCATGCTGCTCATGGCCCCGTTTGCCGGATTGCTTGGGATTGCCATTGCCCATGTTTCCTTTGAACTTACTTGGCTGCTGACCACCTGGAACCGTGTTTACAAAGCAATGCACCATGTAGAAGCAGCCCGCTCTGCGGGTTGA
- a CDS encoding class I SAM-dependent methyltransferase: protein MAKRLYGKTYHADRNARTRYAADTILKHVFGWHNISSVCDIGCGVGTWLAASKDLGATRVKGFDGPWVDKNAIAIEREEFQEFNLSKPLPKDEKFDLAMSLEVAEHLDPGRAVSLVADFCQLSDLVLFSAAIPGQGGTGHKNEQWQSYWADLFAQHGFQPVDIVRPLIWDDEDIAWWYRQNMLLYVKSQSDAEQSLLALNTARGDFIDLVHPEQLNFIQAAPFKHAVRQVLHRLNIR from the coding sequence ATGGCAAAGAGGCTTTACGGCAAGACCTATCATGCCGACAGAAATGCGCGCACGCGTTACGCGGCGGACACAATACTCAAACATGTCTTTGGATGGCATAACATCAGCAGTGTTTGCGATATCGGTTGTGGTGTCGGGACCTGGCTGGCCGCCTCAAAAGACCTGGGCGCGACGCGGGTCAAGGGATTTGACGGTCCGTGGGTCGACAAGAACGCAATTGCCATTGAACGTGAAGAGTTTCAGGAATTCAACCTGAGCAAGCCTTTGCCAAAGGATGAAAAATTCGATCTCGCCATGTCTCTTGAAGTGGCCGAGCATTTAGATCCTGGGCGCGCGGTCTCGCTTGTGGCCGACTTCTGTCAACTCAGCGACCTTGTGTTGTTTTCCGCTGCGATTCCGGGGCAAGGCGGCACTGGCCACAAGAACGAGCAGTGGCAAAGTTATTGGGCAGATCTCTTTGCACAGCATGGTTTTCAACCAGTTGATATTGTGCGTCCCCTGATATGGGATGATGAAGACATTGCCTGGTGGTATCGGCAGAACATGCTGCTTTATGTAAAATCCCAGTCAGATGCGGAACAATCACTCCTGGCTTTAAACACCGCGCGCGGCGACTTTATTGATCTCGTTCATCCAGAGCAGCTTAACTTTATTCAGGCAGCGCCCTTCAAACATGCGGTTCGGCAGGTGCTTCACAGGCTTAACATTCGTTGA
- a CDS encoding TolB family protein, whose product MPQFSGLIPQHNKIDLHYLNAAKLSATGERFSVLYKTIPSLEHPHTWNVNAVVGTLDGKELQRVPLPGNASHYWWIDDDRIVYTSNKGRRSDYLVYNCQTETLTPLTAPAPSVDGHPSLHVPTGRWATDTYPDLCGEQHLYVLSDDMQHRLGQFKASTRYSDECRCDLHPRWSRDGKSIFFDSTHNGSRAIYRIACDEAGS is encoded by the coding sequence ATGCCTCAGTTTTCTGGACTCATACCTCAACACAACAAGATCGATTTGCACTATCTCAACGCAGCAAAGTTGAGCGCGACAGGTGAACGGTTTTCAGTTCTGTACAAAACCATTCCATCCTTGGAACATCCGCACACCTGGAATGTGAATGCGGTTGTCGGAACACTTGACGGCAAGGAATTGCAACGGGTTCCGCTGCCTGGAAATGCCTCGCACTATTGGTGGATTGACGACGACAGAATTGTCTACACATCTAACAAAGGACGCAGGTCAGACTATCTTGTGTATAACTGTCAAACCGAAACTTTGACGCCGCTCACGGCACCTGCTCCATCAGTCGATGGGCATCCCAGTTTACACGTGCCTACCGGGCGCTGGGCAACCGATACCTACCCTGACCTATGTGGCGAACAGCACTTGTATGTTCTAAGCGACGACATGCAACACAGGCTAGGCCAGTTCAAAGCATCCACCAGGTATTCCGACGAATGCCGGTGTGATCTTCATCCGCGGTGGAGCCGTGACGGGAAATCCATCTTCTTCGACAGCACGCATAACGGGTCTCGCGCCATCTACCGCATCGCATGTGACGAGGCTGGGTCATGA
- a CDS encoding glycosyltransferase family 2 protein, which translates to MTKISVVMSVHNGLPYLRDCLASLEDQTETDVEFILVDDASTDGSLDVLKRFAKSNQHTHLIVNKQNKGLTKALNQALEVASGTYIARIDADDMCYPTRFEKQLRFMEDHPQIVACASGYRMVDDRGKTLRTARRELKDWQIRWLLSFNPPAPHPTYFFQRLDPNGRAIRYNEDFATAQDYDLWSRLSTLGETYVMPEVLIDYRRHSSAITSAKRDEQAENCAKIGLVNLKKRYPDDVLKQMSTFVDFFAYKQKADPKSIAAAVHGADTMLRADTTLSGHDSRWLKRMTAGLLAEGILSRGQGLTHLRTILAFLFQARAYLPWLLVAVAKEPGLMIKSLQGFFATRQ; encoded by the coding sequence ATGACCAAAATCAGTGTTGTGATGAGCGTCCACAATGGGTTGCCCTATCTGCGCGACTGCCTTGCAAGCCTTGAAGACCAAACAGAAACCGACGTTGAATTCATCTTGGTTGATGATGCATCAACCGATGGCTCTCTGGACGTGCTGAAAAGATTTGCAAAATCCAATCAACACACGCATCTCATTGTCAACAAACAGAATAAAGGCCTGACCAAGGCGTTAAACCAGGCCTTGGAGGTCGCATCCGGGACATACATTGCCCGGATAGACGCCGACGATATGTGCTACCCCACACGGTTCGAAAAACAACTGCGCTTCATGGAAGACCACCCGCAGATTGTTGCCTGCGCGTCCGGGTATCGAATGGTTGACGACCGTGGAAAAACGCTGCGCACAGCGCGGCGCGAACTCAAAGACTGGCAAATCAGGTGGTTGCTGAGTTTCAATCCGCCAGCACCGCATCCAACCTACTTTTTCCAGCGTCTCGACCCGAATGGCCGGGCCATAAGGTACAACGAAGACTTTGCAACCGCTCAGGATTACGACCTTTGGTCAAGGTTAAGCACACTTGGCGAAACTTATGTTATGCCAGAGGTTTTGATCGACTACAGGCGTCACAGCTCGGCCATAACCAGCGCCAAGCGCGATGAACAGGCGGAAAATTGTGCCAAAATTGGATTGGTCAATCTAAAGAAACGTTATCCCGACGACGTGCTCAAGCAGATGTCGACCTTTGTCGATTTCTTCGCGTACAAACAAAAAGCCGACCCCAAAAGCATCGCGGCCGCAGTCCACGGTGCCGACACTATGCTGCGAGCCGACACAACATTGTCCGGCCACGACAGCCGCTGGCTAAAACGCATGACAGCCGGTCTTTTGGCCGAAGGGATACTTTCCAGAGGTCAAGGCCTGACACACCTGCGCACGATTTTGGCCTTTCTGTTCCAGGCCAGGGCGTATTTACCGTGGCTTCTTGTGGCGGTCGCAAAAGAACCAGGTTTGATGATCAAGTCCTTGCAAGGATTTTTTGCGACCAGGCAGTGA
- a CDS encoding adenylate/guanylate cyclase domain-containing protein, which translates to MAAPTLENWEMTAALNDLTVWLIQQGLENKPVEIWLETCCTRLVAAGIPLLRVNVAMQAHHPEIGALAFRWLRDGQNEREEFHRSAETQEDFLRSPIYYLLSNNTEEIRQNLTVPDPALNFPIFDDLRELGATDYIAVKRFFLLDDDATAVDPTQDEEGVIISLITDAPDGFTDAHLDGLRQLLPPLCLTLKSAANRQMAEDITAAYLGRDASKRVLSGDIIRGSSQTISAVIWDFDLKGFTKLSETLPGTAIIDMLNDYFAVAVDVVDGHGGNVLKFMGDGLLAIFDMDQIPDARRVAIEAALELRDAFVPLNEQRAGDGLTTTDFTLALHAGDVLYGNIGGKTRLDFTVIGPAVNTTSRILGMCNAVDQPIVISAKVAAPLLESIPNLVSLGQYRLRGVRDRQELFTLD; encoded by the coding sequence ATGGCAGCCCCAACACTCGAAAACTGGGAGATGACGGCGGCGCTGAACGATCTCACGGTTTGGTTGATTCAGCAGGGGCTTGAAAACAAGCCTGTCGAGATTTGGCTTGAGACCTGCTGCACCCGGCTGGTCGCGGCCGGTATTCCCTTGCTGCGCGTGAACGTCGCTATGCAAGCACACCATCCCGAGATTGGCGCCTTGGCCTTTCGTTGGCTCCGAGATGGCCAAAACGAACGCGAGGAATTTCATCGCTCGGCGGAAACTCAGGAGGATTTCCTGCGCAGCCCGATTTATTATCTGCTGAGCAACAATACAGAAGAGATCAGACAGAATCTGACAGTGCCGGACCCTGCATTGAACTTCCCTATCTTCGATGACCTTCGCGAACTTGGGGCTACAGACTATATTGCCGTGAAGAGGTTTTTTCTTCTCGACGACGATGCGACCGCTGTGGACCCGACCCAAGACGAAGAGGGCGTGATCATATCCCTGATCACAGATGCGCCTGATGGATTTACCGACGCCCACCTCGATGGGTTGCGACAACTTTTGCCGCCTCTTTGCCTGACCCTCAAATCCGCAGCAAACCGACAAATGGCCGAAGATATCACAGCCGCGTATCTGGGCCGAGACGCAAGCAAACGAGTGCTATCCGGTGATATCATCCGCGGGTCCTCTCAAACGATCTCAGCAGTTATCTGGGATTTCGATTTGAAGGGATTTACCAAGCTGTCGGAAACCTTACCGGGCACAGCGATCATCGACATGCTGAATGACTATTTTGCCGTGGCTGTGGATGTCGTCGATGGCCATGGCGGAAATGTTTTGAAATTCATGGGCGATGGCTTACTGGCGATTTTCGACATGGATCAGATTCCTGATGCCAGGCGCGTTGCAATTGAGGCCGCTCTGGAGCTGCGCGATGCCTTTGTTCCCCTGAACGAGCAGCGGGCCGGAGACGGCCTGACGACTACGGACTTCACGCTTGCCTTGCATGCCGGTGACGTCCTCTACGGAAATATCGGTGGCAAAACCCGGCTTGATTTCACGGTGATTGGTCCAGCGGTGAACACGACCTCGCGCATCCTGGGCATGTGCAATGCAGTGGATCAGCCTATCGTCATTTCAGCCAAGGTGGCCGCCCCATTGCTGGAGAGCATTCCCAATCTGGTGTCCCTTGGCCAATATCGCCTGCGCGGTGTCCGAGACCGTCAGGAACTTTTCACACTGGATTAG
- a CDS encoding adenylate/guanylate cyclase domain-containing protein, with amino-acid sequence MDHLAKLTNWMMNDGRCSGDPVKIVSHFCTSLIDAGVPLWRANIGQRFANPLLIAWGVVWTPEETETYDVTHEITLTDSYVGSSFEYILEHRKPLHKSLRQLDPKTDHISYLEFAEQGGTDYYASLLYYGDGSLHGCTFVTRDRDGFLPENLEMIEAALPALSCAMEPITMRKSSKGLLRTYLGDGPSEAVWNGTIKRGERTRIEAVVMFSDLRGFTTMSDTASKEHVFEALNGYFDVVVQSVEENGGDVLKFMGDGILSIFPISDPVGRAEQCQNAARAAQDAMAGLAALNLGRNQAGQPPLDFGIGINVGHVSYGNIGSPGRLDFTVLGGAVNVASRVEGLTKTIGHRILATAAVAAAAPDFFSSCGSYAIRGLPDEMELFAPIEVSD; translated from the coding sequence ATGGATCATTTGGCCAAGCTCACCAACTGGATGATGAACGACGGGCGTTGCTCGGGCGACCCTGTGAAAATCGTTTCACATTTCTGCACGTCATTGATCGACGCTGGTGTGCCGCTTTGGCGCGCCAATATTGGTCAGCGTTTTGCCAATCCCTTGCTCATTGCGTGGGGCGTGGTTTGGACACCTGAAGAAACCGAAACCTATGACGTGACGCATGAAATCACGCTGACGGACAGCTATGTCGGCAGTTCTTTTGAGTACATTCTGGAACACAGAAAGCCGCTGCACAAAAGCCTGCGGCAGCTTGACCCCAAGACGGACCATATTTCTTATCTTGAGTTTGCCGAACAGGGCGGCACGGATTACTACGCCTCTCTGCTTTATTATGGCGACGGCTCGCTGCATGGATGCACCTTTGTGACGCGGGATCGCGATGGGTTCCTGCCGGAGAATCTGGAGATGATCGAGGCAGCATTGCCGGCCCTTTCCTGTGCTATGGAACCCATCACCATGCGCAAATCATCCAAAGGTCTCTTGCGGACCTATCTTGGGGACGGACCGTCAGAGGCAGTTTGGAACGGCACGATCAAACGCGGCGAACGCACAAGAATTGAGGCCGTCGTCATGTTCTCTGACCTGCGCGGCTTTACCACAATGTCAGACACCGCAAGCAAGGAACATGTTTTTGAGGCGTTGAACGGATATTTTGACGTGGTCGTCCAGTCCGTCGAGGAAAACGGTGGGGATGTCCTTAAGTTCATGGGCGATGGCATTCTATCGATTTTTCCGATTTCAGACCCTGTTGGTCGCGCTGAACAGTGCCAAAACGCGGCGCGCGCGGCGCAAGATGCAATGGCCGGTCTCGCGGCTCTCAACCTTGGTCGAAACCAAGCTGGCCAGCCGCCTTTGGACTTTGGCATCGGGATCAATGTCGGACATGTCAGCTATGGCAATATCGGAAGCCCCGGACGGCTGGATTTTACGGTGCTTGGAGGTGCGGTCAATGTCGCGAGCCGGGTTGAGGGGCTGACCAAGACTATTGGGCACCGGATCTTGGCAACGGCCGCTGTGGCCGCGGCCGCGCCTGATTTCTTTTCTTCCTGTGGGTCCTACGCGATACGAGGCCTGCCGGACGAAATGGAACTGTTCGCGCCCATCGAGGTCTCAGACTAA
- a CDS encoding DUF3095 domain-containing protein, with translation MTDLTFYDGLPKFSDFADLSDDGNYAPLPDDWLIGTSDVKGSTEAVENGLYKTVNMVGAAVISAQINAHSGACFPYIFGGDGASFAVPPPWKNRTSDALAAVKLWAHKEFEMHLRVGMVPVSEIRAAGFDVKVARFQASQGVDYAMFNGGGLNWAETQMKAGENAVPEASSGATPDLTGLSCRWSHMPSKNGVILSVIVMPQAGVPWPKFTEFISRVLGRASRLGASGHPSAKEGPGVSWPPVGATLEAHAQRGQGSLGKARRKALFESFVAWVLIKTGLKVGGFDARRYRRIVGENADYRKFEDGLKMTLDCDAETEADLRVLLEQGAKDGIIQYGLHAQSEAMLTCIVPSIMEDNHVHFVDGASGGYTAASRFLKS, from the coding sequence ATGACCGACTTAACATTCTACGACGGTTTACCCAAATTCTCCGATTTCGCCGATTTGTCTGACGATGGGAATTACGCTCCTTTGCCGGATGACTGGTTGATCGGAACATCCGACGTCAAGGGGTCGACCGAAGCTGTCGAAAATGGACTCTACAAAACCGTCAACATGGTTGGTGCAGCGGTTATTTCCGCGCAGATAAACGCACATAGCGGGGCGTGCTTTCCGTATATTTTTGGTGGGGATGGCGCTAGTTTTGCGGTGCCACCGCCTTGGAAGAACCGCACGAGCGACGCATTGGCAGCCGTCAAGCTTTGGGCGCATAAAGAGTTTGAGATGCACCTGCGTGTTGGCATGGTGCCTGTTTCAGAAATTCGCGCGGCGGGATTTGATGTGAAGGTCGCCAGGTTTCAGGCCTCCCAAGGCGTCGACTATGCAATGTTTAACGGCGGCGGGCTCAACTGGGCTGAAACGCAGATGAAAGCGGGTGAAAACGCTGTTCCGGAGGCAAGCTCGGGCGCGACACCGGATTTGACGGGATTGTCCTGTCGGTGGAGCCATATGCCCAGCAAGAACGGCGTCATCCTGTCGGTTATTGTGATGCCGCAGGCGGGCGTCCCTTGGCCCAAATTTACCGAGTTTATTTCACGTGTTCTTGGTCGGGCAAGCCGCCTTGGGGCAAGCGGCCATCCCTCGGCCAAGGAAGGTCCAGGCGTGTCTTGGCCCCCAGTTGGTGCCACGCTTGAGGCGCACGCACAGCGCGGTCAGGGGTCATTGGGCAAAGCGCGTCGCAAGGCGTTGTTTGAGAGTTTTGTTGCTTGGGTACTCATCAAAACCGGCCTGAAGGTTGGAGGCTTTGACGCGCGCAGATATCGCCGTATCGTCGGTGAGAATGCGGATTACCGGAAATTCGAAGACGGGCTAAAAATGACGCTGGATTGCGATGCCGAAACCGAAGCGGATCTGAGGGTTTTGCTCGAACAAGGTGCGAAAGACGGGATCATCCAATATGGCTTGCATGCGCAGTCTGAAGCCATGCTGACCTGTATTGTGCCCTCGATCATGGAGGACAATCACGTTCATTTCGTTGATGGAGCCTCTGGTGGCTACACGGCTGCGTCGCGGTTTTTGAAGAGCTGA
- a CDS encoding Crp/Fnr family transcriptional regulator: protein MEFITTQHMIEAVGWLAVAFKLATFSMNSMIWLRVLVILSSVCFIIYSAVFQIWPLLTIEVILLAMNAYRLYELIALRRLVTHMTDESETDFSTAMAYGKRRDIQAGDVLFEKGDPVDSLYYLAEGRVEIEGQDVTVPAGNIFGEMAFFNSSAERMATVRCVEDTVVYELNEKRFTRLQYEDPKFAMSVMRLVTKRLVANAAHAQEA, encoded by the coding sequence ATGGAATTCATCACCACGCAGCACATGATTGAGGCTGTCGGTTGGCTCGCTGTTGCATTCAAGCTCGCGACATTCTCGATGAATTCGATGATCTGGCTGCGGGTTCTGGTCATCTTGTCTTCGGTGTGCTTCATCATCTATAGCGCCGTGTTTCAAATCTGGCCGCTTCTGACGATTGAAGTCATTTTGCTAGCGATGAACGCCTATCGCCTCTACGAACTCATCGCGCTGCGCAGATTGGTGACGCACATGACCGATGAGTCCGAAACGGATTTCTCCACTGCCATGGCTTACGGGAAAAGGCGCGACATCCAGGCGGGCGATGTCCTTTTCGAAAAGGGAGATCCGGTCGACAGCCTGTATTATCTGGCCGAGGGCCGCGTTGAAATCGAGGGCCAGGATGTGACGGTGCCAGCAGGAAATATCTTTGGCGAGATGGCGTTCTTCAACAGCAGCGCCGAGCGCATGGCGACGGTTCGATGCGTGGAAGATACGGTTGTTTATGAGCTCAACGAAAAGCGCTTTACCCGACTACAGTACGAAGACCCGAAATTCGCCATGTCCGTGATGCGCCTCGTGACCAAGCGGCTGGTGGCGAACGCAGCACATGCACAAGAGGCATAG
- a CDS encoding MATE family efflux transporter, protein MTTAKNAKYTTGSIMRHVSVSSFTASIGLMAIYAVDLIDLIFISMLGHEEMAAAAGYASALMFFTSAINIGLSVAAGVLVSRSIGEDDELEAREYATSTAMLVMLTGIAIPLILLINVEFFVGLLGATGKVAELAATYLWIVIPFTWVSGLSMVTVAALRCYGENRLAMYPSLFGALTNAVLDPIFIFVLNMGLPGAAWATVAARFVTLGLALYPALRKHEAFVRPNLRLLWRDLQTVTHFASRAVLANVATPIGTAIMTREMSKFGPEAVAGMAVIGRMTPVAFSVIWALSGAIGPIIGQNFGAGHVDRVRRAYLDAIKFVAIYVLCITLLLFVLRGPIADLFNATNLTRELIYLYCFPVALSSFFSGSVFVASASFNTLGRPSYSTWLNWGQNTLGTWPFVVAGGMMLGAQGIIIGQAIGSIIFASIAIWMGWRLIKNPPQENMRHRSHSALFGHGSLIAHTLQKHMDDK, encoded by the coding sequence ATGACGACCGCGAAGAACGCCAAATACACGACCGGCAGCATCATGCGTCACGTTTCGGTTTCGTCTTTTACGGCAAGCATTGGTCTGATGGCGATCTATGCGGTTGATCTGATCGACCTGATATTCATCTCGATGCTTGGACATGAGGAAATGGCGGCGGCGGCGGGCTATGCCAGTGCCCTGATGTTCTTTACCAGCGCCATCAATATTGGCCTATCTGTTGCAGCTGGCGTTTTGGTATCGCGGTCCATCGGCGAGGATGATGAGCTGGAGGCTCGCGAATACGCCACGAGCACGGCGATGCTTGTTATGCTGACAGGGATCGCCATTCCTCTGATTTTATTGATCAATGTTGAATTTTTTGTGGGCCTTCTCGGGGCCACGGGCAAAGTGGCGGAACTGGCGGCGACTTACCTTTGGATCGTCATTCCGTTTACATGGGTTTCAGGCCTGTCCATGGTCACGGTTGCGGCATTGCGATGCTATGGTGAGAACCGGCTGGCGATGTACCCATCGCTTTTTGGGGCGCTGACCAATGCGGTGCTTGACCCTATCTTCATCTTCGTCCTCAACATGGGCCTGCCAGGCGCGGCCTGGGCAACGGTGGCCGCGCGGTTCGTGACGTTGGGCCTCGCGCTTTATCCGGCTTTGCGCAAGCACGAAGCCTTCGTCCGCCCTAACCTGCGCTTGCTCTGGCGTGATCTCCAAACGGTGACACATTTTGCAAGCCGGGCCGTACTGGCCAATGTGGCGACCCCCATTGGCACGGCGATCATGACCCGTGAAATGTCGAAATTCGGGCCAGAGGCGGTGGCCGGGATGGCCGTGATCGGGAGGATGACGCCCGTCGCCTTTTCCGTCATTTGGGCGCTGTCGGGAGCCATCGGGCCGATCATCGGACAGAATTTCGGCGCCGGGCATGTTGACCGGGTTAGACGCGCGTATCTTGATGCGATCAAGTTTGTCGCGATCTACGTCCTCTGCATCACCCTGCTCTTGTTTGTCTTGCGTGGCCCGATTGCAGATCTCTTCAACGCCACCAATCTGACCAGAGAATTGATTTACCTTTATTGCTTCCCTGTGGCGCTGTCGTCCTTCTTCAGCGGCTCTGTCTTTGTAGCGAGTGCCTCATTCAACACCCTGGGGCGCCCGTCTTATTCAACCTGGTTGAATTGGGGACAGAACACGTTGGGCACCTGGCCCTTTGTCGTCGCTGGTGGAATGATGTTGGGGGCGCAAGGGATCATTATCGGACAGGCGATTGGCAGCATCATCTTTGCGTCCATCGCCATATGGATGGGCTGGCGGCTGATCAAGAACCCGCCGCAGGAAAATATGCGCCATCGCAGCCATAGCGCGCTCTTTGGACATGGCAGTCTCATTGCCCACACTTTGCAGAAACACATGGATGACAAGTGA
- a CDS encoding KAP family P-loop NTPase fold protein, with translation MKLFPQDPDMVLYQTGFESDILERELISRQLSELVERIEDPIVLALDDKWGSGKTFFLKRWVTAHTDKNEGTAVTVYFDAFENDYLSDPLVSIITAVSARIPKEQGATVQKWKHVATKLAKPAFGIALSLATFVAKQHLDEMGDVLADAVRDEAEEKTQDLWDVEKGRKDAMDAFRGLLTKLTQDTAAPIVIVVDELDRCRPDYALSVLEVIKHFFSVPKVHFILGINGTALENSVKARYGAEIDAESYLRKFIDLSFSLPRVIGRHDQLSVISKYASELTSDMELPEPISRRCINLLECVAKGREVSLRDIGKVLSKIALLPNQVHEGNWTEGWIDLLCALLVTSVLDPRLHKKLVSGSTHSSELREYLAAPKEITMETIDDQHNPGYNHNVTVWLATLIFCCGSEEVSDVEDLPDWKDRVGDRIDRFSVRDRKSLPARIQRDCIDLFKI, from the coding sequence ATGAAGTTGTTTCCTCAAGACCCTGATATGGTTCTATATCAAACTGGTTTCGAGAGCGATATTCTTGAACGCGAACTCATTTCAAGACAGCTGTCCGAACTCGTCGAGCGAATAGAAGATCCGATTGTGCTAGCACTTGATGACAAGTGGGGCTCAGGCAAGACCTTTTTCCTAAAGAGGTGGGTCACAGCTCACACTGATAAGAATGAGGGGACCGCCGTAACCGTCTATTTTGACGCCTTCGAGAACGATTATCTCTCCGACCCTCTTGTTTCCATCATCACCGCTGTGAGTGCACGCATTCCAAAAGAACAAGGGGCAACGGTCCAAAAATGGAAACACGTTGCCACAAAGCTGGCAAAGCCAGCCTTTGGCATCGCACTTTCGTTGGCAACGTTCGTCGCAAAGCAGCATCTCGATGAGATGGGAGATGTGCTTGCGGATGCAGTTCGTGACGAAGCGGAAGAAAAGACACAAGATCTTTGGGATGTCGAGAAGGGCCGAAAAGATGCAATGGATGCCTTTCGAGGGCTTCTGACAAAACTAACGCAGGATACAGCGGCTCCGATCGTAATTGTGGTCGACGAGCTGGACCGTTGTCGCCCTGACTATGCCCTGTCTGTGCTCGAAGTTATCAAGCACTTCTTCTCAGTACCCAAAGTCCATTTTATACTTGGTATCAACGGAACAGCATTAGAGAACAGTGTCAAAGCAAGATACGGTGCTGAAATCGATGCGGAGAGCTATCTCCGAAAATTCATAGACTTATCGTTCTCGCTTCCTCGTGTTATTGGTCGGCATGACCAATTGAGTGTCATTTCAAAGTACGCGTCAGAGTTAACTTCCGACATGGAACTTCCTGAGCCGATTTCCCGACGCTGCATAAACCTGTTGGAGTGCGTTGCTAAGGGACGTGAAGTCTCGCTTAGAGATATAGGTAAGGTCCTTTCCAAGATTGCATTGTTGCCTAATCAGGTCCACGAGGGAAATTGGACGGAGGGATGGATAGATTTACTGTGCGCACTTCTTGTTACTTCGGTCTTAGATCCAAGGCTTCACAAAAAACTTGTCTCCGGAAGTACTCACTCGTCTGAACTTCGGGAGTATCTTGCGGCGCCGAAAGAAATTACAATGGAAACTATCGATGACCAGCACAACCCCGGCTACAATCACAACGTTACGGTTTGGTTGGCGACATTAATTTTTTGTTGCGGTTCGGAAGAAGTGTCAGACGTTGAAGATCTGCCTGATTGGAAAGATCGGGTTGGGGACCGAATTGACCGTTTTTCAGTTCGAGATAGAAAATCCTTACCTGCCAGGATTCAAAGAGACTGTATTGATTTATTCAAGATTTAG